A segment of the Sulfurovum indicum genome:
CTGCAGCACATAGGAGCCTGTAGAATATTTCTGAACACCGGCTCCAACCAGAAAGACTACCTTCTTGTCTCTTAGATACTCCAGTACCCTTCCCATCTCTCCCAGATCGGTCCCGATATGCTCCAGGATCGCTTTGATACGGTGTTCTCTGGTATAGTCATAGAAGTCCTCATGCTCGGGTGCGAACTCTTCCAGCCACTCGGTATCATCACCATCTTCCATAAAGACAAAACGTGCTAACAGAATAGCAACATAGTAATCCATACGTGGTTCTATCTGCATATGCAGGTCTGCCTGTTTTGCAATAGCAGTTCTTACCGGATCGATAACCACCAGACTTTTCCCTTCAAGAAACGGCATAATGTGTGCATTGGTCACTGTGATATTACGTCCCCATACCACTACAGTATCGGCCTTTTCTATTTGTTCCAGAGGCAGGTTTCTATGTATACCCCGGCTCTGAAGTATTCCCGCTTCACCAGCTGCATCACAAAGAGACCCATGAGTCAGAGATCCTCCTGTTTTTTCCATAAAAAGGTTGGTCACTTCCTGCATTACACCAAGATTACCTGAACCTCTCCAGAGTAAAGACCTCTCTGTTTTAAAGGCCTCTGCCACTGCAGACATTGCCTCCTCGGTGCTTACCTCTTTCCCGTCAACACGCGGTTTTACGATACGTTCTGCTTCATGCATGGACTTATTGAGCAGAGCACAAAGTGCACCGTTACCTGCAGGATGTACTTTGTCACCCGACAGTTTGGGAAACTTCTCTTTATCAGCAATAATACGGCAGGCATCATAACAATCCAGTCCGCATGCGGTATTGATAATCTCACTCATTTTAACTCCACTTTGATTAATTCCGAGAAATGTTCTTCAGGTGCAGGAATATATATCTCAGCACGGTAGGAAGAGATAAATTTCTCATCTGCCACACGCCACACTTTATTGATCTTATATTGTGTCTCTTTATCATTCAGGTAGACTGTTCTCTGCTTTACATCTTTAAGTTCTTCCGGCTCCAGGAATAGTACCAGCTTTGCTCTGCTTGCATCATCAACACGAGCTAAAGGTGTTCCAACCCCCACAAAATCTCCTTCTCTCACCAACAGCTTATAAAGATACTTTTTTTTCAAAATAATCGATTTTTTTCTGATCGTATCTTCAAGCTGTGCCACTTTATACTGCATATCAAGTATCTGTTTTTTCAAAGATACAATCTTTTCATGGGTACTAAGATATTGTGTTTTGGCCGAAGCAAATGCACTGTAAGCATTGTCTTTCTGGGTCTTTGAAGCAGTAGAAAGCTTGGAGATGCGATGATAATAACTCTCCTGACGTTTTACCGTCTCTGCGAGTGATGATGCAATCTCTTCATTTATCCCCAGCATCTCTTCGAGAAAAAGTATGCTCTTTTTTGTGTCATCAAGGTTGACTCTGTCCAACTGATCATCCAAATGGATTACACGCTTTCCGTCAACCATCCTGCCTTCTGCATCAAGATCGACATCGAGGACCAATCCACTCACTGCAGACTTCAGAGTAACTGATTCATACGGTTCAACTTTAGCATAATGCACTTTGGCAAACAGTAACAGCGAAAATACCATATATAGAAATATTTTTTTCATGTATATTATTCTTTTTTGATTTGATTATAGCAAAATAGCTTTAACGGGAGCAGGTGATTTTAGGAGCAACGATAAGTTATATTCACTTACCGTCTACACGGTACTTTATTTTACATTGGTACAGTTTTTGGCACAAGCTAATTAATTTTTTTATACTCTTTACATGAAATGTTATCACCAAGATCACAGGCGCGTTTAAAAAGTTGTTTAGCTTTTTTATATCTTGATCTTTTTGAGCCTTTAATTTTAACTATTTCTCCTGTTTGTGCATCTTCCCAGCTACCTCTTAAATACATTTTTGCAGCAATAGCACATCCTGAACGCAAATCATATTTACAATCTGATTCCCATCTATCTACACTATTGTTAAAGTATGGTGATGCTGTAACGATTGTTGTTACAAAAGTTATCATAACTAATGACAATATCTTTTTACTCAACTTCTCTCCCAGTATCTCCCTGCGGCTTTTATGTTCAAAGAACTCCGTACCCCCAAGCTCCAAGCCTTTGGCTTTGATTGTATCGACAACCTTTTGGGCTTTTTGCTGATCGTGCATATAGGCTTCGTCTTTGGCTTTGTCGGTGGAGAAGTCGGTGTAGGCTAAGCCGGTTGTTTCTTTGGGTGTAGCCATCAGACAAGCCCCCGATCCTGCGGAAGCGACTGCACGGTGTAGCTCATATCCGCTACCCGCTTGTCGGTATTGAGCACAAGCTCTTTGAGGGTGGCAAAGTGGGTCAGTCCGTTTTGCAGCGTGGTTCTGAAGCCGTTATCCATATTGTTATTGATGGTTTTAAAACTTCTTCCTATCGCTTCCGCAAGCTCATCAAGCTCTTTTTTCACAAATGCCTTGACATCCTCGTTGCTGCCAAACGCACTGTCAAGCATCTCTTTAAGTTCGCCCTTGTCTATCTTGACAGTATCTTTCAGTGCTTCCAGATGGATCGCCATCTCCACTTCGGAGTTTGAACGCTGCAACTCTTTCATAAAGCGTTCACCCTGCTCAATAATTGCAACAAGCTGCCCACGAGCCATCTCTTCAAGCTTCGCCTGTATTGCATCGACCTTTGAGATCAGTTCCGCGTTTTTCGCACTTATTACGTCAAGTCTTTCCATGATTTTTTCAAACATCTCTGTTGTTTCCATCTGTTCTCCTTGGGCTACTTTTGGCTATTTTACCATATTTCATAATCACTCATAATTTTTTTTCCAATCATAATCCTCATATTCATCATACGTATCATCTTTAATTTCATCATCGAAAGAAATACCACTTTTCATTCTTTCCATGATCTCATTTCTATTTTTCATATCTTCGATTTTCTTTATCTTTTCAATTGTATATTGTTTATTCTCTATCATTCCATCGATTTCCAGCGGGTTCAGCAGGATAGTTAAAAATGTATAATTATGCTTCTTCGCTATTTCAAGAAAATCATCTACTGTTTGACAATATTTTCAAAGGTACAGGATCAAGTGGTCATGTCTCCAGTACAGGAATAGATTTTCAGTGGCGAAATATCAGGTCTCTTACCGGTGTACCTAAAATGAGACTCCATGATATACGACATTTAATTGGTTTTATCAGTATCAATAGTGGTTACAGTTTGGAACAAACTGGATCCGTTTTAGGACATACTTCCACAGCTACCACCAAACGCTATTCCAACATGAAAGTAGAAAGTGCTACCGAAGTACTTCGGAATATGTTTGATAGGTTTACAGAATAAGTCTGATAAACTTCTGTTTTAAATAACAATTGGACTATTAGATGGGAATACCTACAAAAGAAGAAATTTGTGCCTTTGTAAAACATGCTTGTTCTTCAAACTCCAATAGTGAACTTTATTTATGTACAATCAATAGTAGTACTGCACAAAAAATCAAACAGCTTATTCCAATGATATTGACTAACTATGACGTGATTATTACGGAAGAATATGTAGGGCATGTTCGGAATGGTCATAAAGATGATCTTGAATATATTTGTCTTATCCCTGAGATCATATCTAATTTTGATAGGGTTAGTAAAAGTATTGAACCGAACCGTAGGACAAAAAGGACTGAAATTTTTGTTGTATTTGAAAAAAGATATTCAGATAATACCGTCAAACTTGTAAAATTGAGAGATATGAGAAAAAAGTGTTTATCTCTTAAAACGATATTTAGGAAAGATTAATAGATTGACCGGTAGACCAAAAACTACCGGAAGAGTGATAGCTGTGGTTTGATGCCTTACTCTTTCGAGTAATCCCCAAACTTACGTCTTAAAACGGACGCTATCTGGTTTTACAATAACATTATAGCATATTTCTGTTAGCATATCAATATCAACTATTTTTCTTTTTTTTCTTTACCTTGTACCATAAAATCAAAATCTAAAAATGGTACATTTTTTAGTACAACCTACTATGTTAAAAGGTGTATATTGATGCACTTTTATGCACAGTAGAAAAAATGAAAATCGTTAAAAATAATGGGTTTTTGTCGATGTAGTGGGAAGTTATGCACGATTGTGCATAATAGTCAGGAGCAACGATAAGCCGGGTTCTGTCGTTGGGTAGTTATTTATCTAGGCCTGTTGTTGCCAACAGGCTCAAGCGAAGCATGAGTGCCGATAAACGGCTTTGCAAGAGTTAATACCATATGCTTCTTGCTGCGGACAGGGTTTACCTGGCTGAGGATGTTACCATCCCCACCGGTGGGCTCTTACCCCACCCTTTCACCCTTACCGGGGATGATAAGGGAGCAGATAATAAAGAGAAGGCAGCAGGTAATGCTCACTGCTCTCTTCTATCTGCTCCCTGGTCCCCGGCGGTCTACTCTCTGTTGCACTTGCCCTCAGATTACTCTGGCCATCCGTTAGATGGAGTCCTCTCTTGCGTGCAGCCCGGACTTTCCTCTCGTGGACAATGCCACCAGCAACTACCTGTCGCTCCTGTGGCGAATTATACCATACAAAAAAGTGATTTGGTTAATAAAGGAAAGAAAAGTTTGTAGATTTAAAAAAGGTGGACAGAATGCCCACCTCGGAGAAAAGATGAGTTTATCTCACTGGACCTTTTTCCAATGCTTCAAGTGCATACTTCTTACCAAGCTCATATGCTTTAAGGTTTGCTTCATGTACTTTTTTAGGTACTTTTGAAAGCATTGTATTGATAAGCAACTCTTCATCCAGAGCTTTCATCATCGTATTTGCAATTGCAAGTGCAACTACAGATTGTGTAATTACGTTACCAACCTCTTCTTTGGCAATTGTAATAATAGGAATTTCATAAATATTCCATTTTTTTCTATCTTCTTCTGTCGGGTGTACCAGGTTTGGCTCGATTACTATCGTTCCACCTTCTTTTACACCATGCTTGAACTGCTGATAACTTACATCTGCAACGGAAAGCATAAAGTTGATCTGACCATCAATAGCATAAGGATACCAGATCTCATTATCATCCAACTGAATATCAACTACTGTCGGTCCACCACGGACCTGTGAGGTATAAGTTGCAGTTTTAAGACCGAAGCCGCCTCCTTTGATCTTTGCTGCTGCAAAGATCTCTCCGGCCAGAAGAACCCCTTGTCCACCAACACCGGTAAATCTCATTACAATTCTACTCATGGCTCTTCTCCTTATATTTTTTTCTTGAAGTCATCTTGAGTGATCGGTCCTCTTTCACCCTGATGAACTTTTTGGATCTCTTTATACAATTCACAATACTCACCTGCTTCTGTATCTTGTTTCAAGATTCCGGTAGGGAATAGGTTCAACTGCTCTTCCGGGCTGAGCTGATCATACTTTTTCTTGGAAACAGTAATAGAGTCGATCCAGTCAAGGTTCTCCATTGCAGACTGCATTTTGTTCTTTCTACCAAGGTTGATGTGACAATTTGACATTGCCTCAACATAAGAGAAACCTTTATGTTCCATTGCTTGCAGCAGCAACTTCTCAAGCTTCTTCGGTGCAGTTACATTCTCTCTACCTACAAATGAAGCACCTGCAGCAATAGCAAGTTCACAACCATCAAATGTAGGATCGATGTTCCCTGCTTTTTGAGAAACTGTCCACATACCCTGTGGTGTTGTTGGTGATGTCTGAGAGTTAGTCAGACCGTAAATGAAGTTTTGTATAATAATCAATGTAATATCGATATTTCTTCTACACCCATGAATTGTATGGTTACCGCCGATCGCAAGACCATCACCGTCACCTGCTACACAAATCACCTTTTTATCAGGATTCGCCAGCTTGATACCTGTTGCAAACGCTACAGTTCTTCCGTGTGTCGTATGGACTGTATTGAAGTCAACATAAGAAGAGAATCTTCCTGAACAACCAATTCCTGAAACCACACACACATCATCTTTACTCCAACCGAGTTTATCGATTGCACGGATAAATGCTTTAAGGATTACACCATCACCACAACCCCAACACCAAAGTGTTGGCATCTTTTCCATTCTTAAATATTCATCATAATTAAATGCCATCTTATAGCTCCTTTACTTTTTCAATAATATCTGCAGGTGAGAATGGGCGACCATTCGTTTTTGTCAGCTTATGAATATCTCTTCTTCCCATAGATCTTTGTACTTCTTCGAGATATTGTCCCTGGTTAAGCTCAACAACAAGTACTTTGTCAAATTTCTGTCCCAGTTCATACATACGCTCTTCCGGAGACGGCCAGATCGTGATCGGTCTGAAAAGACCTGCTTTAATCCCCTCTTCTCTCAATACGTTGATCGCTTCCTTGATCGCCAGAGACGCTGAACCGTAACCGACAAGAAGAATCTCTGCATCATCCAGCAGATACTCTTCATTGCTTTCGATCTCATCTCTGTGCTCATCAACTTTTCTAAAGAGTCTGTCAATCAGTTTTCTACAGGTTTCAATCTCTTCTGTCGGGAATCCCATTGCATCATGGTGTAATCCTGTAAAGTGGTATCTGTATCCTGTATACATTGGATTCAATACAGCCGGCTCATCTTGAGCAACACCGTATGGTCTGTACTCTTCAGCCGGACCGTCAAATGTTTTTCTTGGTTTAATACCTGCTTTTACCTCTTCAACTGATGGAAGCATTGCTTTACCATGCATATGACCGAGTGTCTCGTCCAAAAGAACAAAAACCGGCTGCATAAATCTATCTGCAAGGTTAAATGCTCTTACAGTTTCTGTGTAACACTCTGCCAGTGTCCCGGCACATACAGTAATTGATTTATAATCACCGTGAGATGGATTTTTGGCCTGAGCGATATCTCCTTGAGATACACGTGTTGGAAGACCTGTTGACGGCCCTCCTCTCATAACGTTAACGACAACCAAAGGTACTTCTGCCATCTGCGCAAGACCAAGGTTCTCCGCTTTAAGTGAGATACCAGGTCCTGATGTTGCTGTCAGTGTTCTTACACCTGCCATACCGGCACCTATAGCTGCAGCTACACCTGCTATCTCATCTTCCATTTGAATCGCTGTTCCGCCAACCTTTGGAAGAAGGTCAGAGATAGTGTGCATTACTTCACTTGATGGAGTAATTGGATACCCACCAAAGAACATACATCCGGCATCTACTGCTGCAATCGCAGCCAGATCGTTACCAGTTGAAATAATCTCTCTTGTTGCTGACATTAGTTCGCCTCCTTATAATCTTCAGGTAATCTATACCCATTGTTTTTGATCGCTTCCTGTCTAGCTTTTGCCGAGTCTGTCAACTTAGCAAATTTAAACTCTTTCTTTTCAGCCACATAGATAGCAAAGTCTGGACAAGTAAGTTCACATTCATTACATCCAATACATGCTTCCGGTGCAACAATACTGATCATTGCACCTAGTGTTGAAGTTGGTTCTGCTTTCATTGCAAGAACACCTGCAGGGCATGCGTCTACACAAATGTCACATGCTTTACATCGAGATGTATCTACCCATACTGGAGTATTTTCCGGAGCTGCCATTACTGCCATGTTTTCCCCTTTTTAGTTATAGTTATTTCGTGAGATATACTAAGGATTACCCTTATTCACTAAGTAAAGGATATCTTACTTTTCGTAATGTTGCTATAAATAAGCTTGAATTATTGGTTGTATAAGGGATGTTGTTACCATTCGAAGCAACAAAATTATGCTTTTTCAGGTGTTAATTTTACCAATAGCACACGAGACAAAACTTTTTGCTTTTGCTGAACTGCTTTCAACAAATCCCAATTTCTCACCTACCAGAGGATATCCTAATGACTTCAGTGTCTTTGAGAGCATCTCTCTCTGATTTTCCTCTATATCGAGTGTTATCTCCCGTGGTTCGCACTCAAGATCAACCTTGACTTCCCCAAACAGAGGACGCAATTTTTCTTTCAATGTGTGTGCACAACCTTCACATTTGACATTTTGCACTTTAAATGTTTGTATCATTTCGTTACCTTTTAATCATATTTAGTGTTTAGACACCATTCCATAAAAAAGATTAACCTGTCAAGAAAGTTTGAAGAAAATCATACATTAAATGCATTTTTTCTTGTTCAAGGAAGTTTTTCTACACAACTGCATTTGCTGACCTCGGGTTCTACTTTTTTCTTTTCTTTACTGAAGAAAAGAAAAATAGAACAGGAGGAACA
Coding sequences within it:
- a CDS encoding RND family efflux transporter — translated: MKKIFLYMVFSLLLFAKVHYAKVEPYESVTLKSAVSGLVLDVDLDAEGRMVDGKRVIHLDDQLDRVNLDDTKKSILFLEEMLGINEEIASSLAETVKRQESYYHRISKLSTASKTQKDNAYSAFASAKTQYLSTHEKIVSLKKQILDMQYKVAQLEDTIRKKSIILKKKYLYKLLVREGDFVGVGTPLARVDDASRAKLVLFLEPEELKDVKQRTVYLNDKETQYKINKVWRVADEKFISSYRAEIYIPAPEEHFSELIKVELK
- a CDS encoding 4Fe-4S dicluster domain-containing protein; the encoded protein is MAVMAAPENTPVWVDTSRCKACDICVDACPAGVLAMKAEPTSTLGAMISIVAPEACIGCNECELTCPDFAIYVAEKKEFKFAKLTDSAKARQEAIKNNGYRLPEDYKEAN
- a CDS encoding heavy-metal-associated domain-containing protein; translated protein: MIQTFKVQNVKCEGCAHTLKEKLRPLFGEVKVDLECEPREITLDIEENQREMLSKTLKSLGYPLVGEKLGFVESSSAKAKSFVSCAIGKINT
- a CDS encoding 2-oxoacid:acceptor oxidoreductase family protein gives rise to the protein MSRIVMRFTGVGGQGVLLAGEIFAAAKIKGGGFGLKTATYTSQVRGGPTVVDIQLDDNEIWYPYAIDGQINFMLSVADVSYQQFKHGVKEGGTIVIEPNLVHPTEEDRKKWNIYEIPIITIAKEEVGNVITQSVVALAIANTMMKALDEELLINTMLSKVPKKVHEANLKAYELGKKYALEALEKGPVR
- a CDS encoding 2-oxoglutarate synthase subunit alpha, whose protein sequence is MSATREIISTGNDLAAIAAVDAGCMFFGGYPITPSSEVMHTISDLLPKVGGTAIQMEDEIAGVAAAIGAGMAGVRTLTATSGPGISLKAENLGLAQMAEVPLVVVNVMRGGPSTGLPTRVSQGDIAQAKNPSHGDYKSITVCAGTLAECYTETVRAFNLADRFMQPVFVLLDETLGHMHGKAMLPSVEEVKAGIKPRKTFDGPAEEYRPYGVAQDEPAVLNPMYTGYRYHFTGLHHDAMGFPTEEIETCRKLIDRLFRKVDEHRDEIESNEEYLLDDAEILLVGYGSASLAIKEAINVLREEGIKAGLFRPITIWPSPEERMYELGQKFDKVLVVELNQGQYLEEVQRSMGRRDIHKLTKTNGRPFSPADIIEKVKEL
- a CDS encoding 2-oxoglutarate ferredoxin oxidoreductase subunit beta, whose protein sequence is MAFNYDEYLRMEKMPTLWCWGCGDGVILKAFIRAIDKLGWSKDDVCVVSGIGCSGRFSSYVDFNTVHTTHGRTVAFATGIKLANPDKKVICVAGDGDGLAIGGNHTIHGCRRNIDITLIIIQNFIYGLTNSQTSPTTPQGMWTVSQKAGNIDPTFDGCELAIAAGASFVGRENVTAPKKLEKLLLQAMEHKGFSYVEAMSNCHINLGRKNKMQSAMENLDWIDSITVSKKKYDQLSPEEQLNLFPTGILKQDTEAGEYCELYKEIQKVHQGERGPITQDDFKKKI
- a CDS encoding tyrosine-type recombinase/integrase, with protein sequence MYNYASSLFQENHLLFDNIFKGTGSSGHVSSTGIDFQWRNIRSLTGVPKMRLHDIRHLIGFISINSGYSLEQTGSVLGHTSTATTKRYSNMKVESATEVLRNMFDRFTE